In Mastomys coucha isolate ucsf_1 unplaced genomic scaffold, UCSF_Mcou_1 pScaffold9, whole genome shotgun sequence, the genomic window TTGAGACCAGCGTGGGCTGGTGCAAGGTTGACCTCGGCTACACGAGGAGAtattgtctccaaaaacaaacagggAAGATAATTGTGTGTGAATCTGTATGGCTGGTGTGGTTAAGGAGAAATCAAGAACCTGGGACTCAGAACAAACAGGAAGAACAAGGTCAAGAGCCCTGAGCCCAGGAGAGGAGGCATCCACTGTGGACAGTCAAGAGGAGGCGATACTGCAGAAACTGGGCAAAGCATGCCGAAAGGGACAGAGCTCCTTTCTGTGCAGAGTGGTACAGAGTTTTGGGGAACCTAAGCAGGCCAGGTGAGCACCTCAGAGACAAGCATTCTGAGCTGAGCGACTCTTCATGGTGTGAAGTGAGGCTATGTTGATGTTTGGTGCTGTCTATGCATCCTGTGAGCCTATCAATGGTTCAGTTCATATGAGatcatgtgtggatgtgtgtgtgtgtctgagtgttaTGTGCTTCATATGCTTATATGTGTGTCAGTCAGTGTGAATGCTGTGAGCATATACTAATGTACTATGTCTAagtgtttatgtatattttaacatGAGTATCTAAGTGATTGCGTATGTGaacatttacatttatgtgtgtaagtgcctACGTGTTTCCCtgaaaattttttcattttatgtatgtagttGTTGGTCTGCATTTATCTCTGCTCCTTATAAGggcagtacctgcagaggccagaagaaagcaccggattttctggaactggaattacaggtagtatcacatgggtgttgggaatctgTGAACTCTGGGGGAATAGTCAGGGGTCAGGGCTATTAACCCTGACTATTCtcccatctctccaatccctgcACTTAAGTCtttatgtctgtatatatacTTGAGAGCATGTGCctgggttttgtgtttgtgttcctgAGAAGACACTGGGGAGAAAAGGTCACAGAGGGAAATAAACTCACGCTGTGACCCTTTCCTGGTTACCTGGCAGGGATGTTTATCCTTGCCAAGGGTCACAGAACAGACCCGTGTCACTGATGACATCACAGAATAAAGCCAGGATCCTAGAGACTATGTGGCCACTCAGGTTGGGGCTGGCTGGAGGGCTTCAGCACAGCTCACCCCAGCTCTCACCGAGATTCTGGGTGCTGGTTTGAAGTCATGAAACGCCATCTCATGGAGCACAAGGGAGAACAGACACCAATCAATGGGACTGCCATGGGCATGGCCAGCCCAGATGCCGCAGAGGAGAGCGCAGGAGTATGCTGGCCAGGTGGTCAATAGATGGGGAAGGAGATGTTATCAAAGGAGTGTGTTGATCACACAAAGCAGATGAGAAAAGTGGTCTTTAGGGGAAGCTGATACTTCTTATGCTGTTATGCATCTATGGGGCTATTTCAGGAGATATGTAGACAAGAATGAAACCTTTCTGTATTGATCTGGATGtgtgtttgaagaaagaaataatgataaTCCTGTAAGACCTGTAGTAACATAAACATTCCTTTATAGTTCATGGACACATGCTAATCTAGAATATCTACTCACTGGATACCAAGGTGTATCTGCAGGCAGCACTTTAGGGGAAAATCTGCTCTTGGAGCCAAGTAGCTCTGTCTGGTATGCagatcctctgcctctgttttcttgGTGGGATGAAAATCATGATAGTGAAATTATGAATCTTAAAGGAATGAAGGTATAGTACACTCTTACATGCTGACAGGGACACAACGTGTTTCCAAGGAGTAGATTAGAGGCCAGCTGAGATAGAGATAAATCCCAAACAGAGGCGGAGAGGCTGGGGCCCAGTTCCACTCTTGATTTTCAAGTGGGTTTTATTGAACTGATGTCTGCACAGTACATGATGTGTATGGTGGAAGGAAATGTGACACTGTTCATGTGAGTGACAGCCACAGTCAAAGCACAGACTATTTTCTTGATCCCCCAGAGTTCCCTAAGGCTCCTTTATGTCCTGCTTACCTCTCTAGCTCCTGGTACCTATTCTGTCTCTACCgatttgctttttctagaatgtctTCTAAGTGAGATCAAGTGATAGCTTCTTTCATTTAGCAGGTGCATTACTTTTTGTGTCTGTTCTGCACACATTCCTGGCTCACTTATTTTAATCCACGAATACAATGGCATTCTGTGGTTGTACCACAATCTACTTTCCAATTTACCAGGTGCTGGCTTTTCACACCTCATTTAATAACATGGACACATTTCTTTTATCCTTATCTCCCTGTGAGACAGTTTTCTGGTCATCGCTGATGAGTAACAAGCACCTTCCCAAAGCTGCCGGagcctgtatggttttgtttgtggtttgtttgtggTACCTCAGGAAAGTTACACGTGAACCCTTTCTGAGCACACTGATGAAACTGTCCTTCCACTTCTCAGGGACCATGAGGAGGAATGAATCATCTCCGCGGCCAGGGCCTGCCATCCTCCCGGAGGACGACATCTACTTGGCAGCCCGGACACAGGGAGTGCTGGGTTGGAGCAGCTCTCCATCATCCCAGTCGTCCTCTGAGTATCAGTCTTACTCTCAGTACCAGTCCTGGGACTCCAGCAAGTCCGAGGAGCAGCAGGAGACCCCACCTGAGAGTGTGTGTGCCCTGTATACCCACGTGCAGACCGTGCGCGGCGTGGCAGTGGCTTGGGAGACTGACGATGGTTTCGAGCCAGTTACCAGGAAGCCCCTTATCCGGGAGGCCGAGTTCATCAAGCGTCAGCGACGGAAAGGCTCCTCCTTTGAGATGGCCTCCAACACAGACCTGCGCTGGGAGCTGGAAGCCTGCAAGCACTACCTCCCGCAGACTGAGGACCCTGTGGACTGCTGCATGCAGGAGCTGCGAGCACCACCAGACTGGCTGATCACCACCAACCATGGCTTGCGCTGTGTGGCCTGCTGCAGAGTCTTCCCTACGCTGGAGGCGCTGCTGGACCACGCCCAGCATGGCCTCCGAGATGGCTTCAGCTGCCAAATATTCTTCGAGGAGATGCTGGAAAGGAGGCGAGCCCGGGATCAAAGGCAGGACCAGCAGCCTGTAGAGGAGGAGCAGAGCTCTTCGAACAGTAGTGAATGTTCCAGGCCCCTAACCAAGGTGcttccccagcagcagcagcagcagcagcagcagcagcagcagcagcagcagcagcagcagcagcagcagcagcagcagcagcagcagcagcagcaacagcagcagcagcagcagcagcagcagcagcagcagcagcagcagcagcaacagcagcagcagcagcagcagcagcagcggccgcagcagcagcaatatcaacagcagcagcagccgcagcagcagcaacagcagcagcagcaacagcagcagcagcaacagcagcaggaacagcagcagcagaaacacaagcagcaacagcaacagcagcaacagcaacagcagcaacagcagcagccgcCCCAGCAACCACCGCAGCAGCCATCGCAGCCACAGCCAAAACCACAACCacagccacagaagcagcagcagcagcagcagcagcagcagcagcagcagcagcagcagcagcagcagcagcagaggcagcagaggcagcagccgCCGCCACAGCCGCgacagcagcagaaacaacagCCACTGCAGCAACAGGGAAAGTAGAGATCGGAGGTGAGCTGCCCACCCTCCCTCCAGTATTTTGGGTTGCTGCTCCTTTTCCAGCCAGCCGGACCAGAGCCAccagagcagggggagaggaccagggtggtggtggggaaaaCCATCCATGTGGCTGTGGAGCAGCAAAGGTGGGAGGAATGGGAGCCTTTCCCCAAGGCAGAGCATTTCCACTAGAGTCCATTTCAAAACCTGAATCCAAAGAAGAGGGCTTCAAGAGTTCCTGATGGTGGATGCAAGACGGGAAACAGGCAAGCACGTGGCCACTGGGATTTCTATTTTTGCTGAAGGACCAGCAGCAGTCCACACTTGCTGTTCAAGTACAAGTGACTCACAGGGGAGCCAACTACAAATGAAGCTTCGGccctatttttttcattgttaggAATCTGTCATATGCCCTAATTCTATGTCTTATGTTGTTGGGATTAAACTTGAATAAGACAAAGTGGTACCCAGTGTCTTGAATGAAGCATGCTGCCAGGCTGGGTATGTAAGGGAGTGGCCATGTAGGTGACTAAGTGACAGATGCGGAGAGCCATGCGGCTTTACAGAAGATGGTGCTTGGGAAGTCCTTCTTACTGCTCAGTTcacacacatttcaaatgttatcatcaATCTGGTCTACACTTTCTTCCTAACCAGTTCAGGGGGCCAAGGGGAGCAAACAAATTCATCAGCCAGGGCCCCTGGGTTAGGAATGTGGCCAATGGAGCCCATGTAAGTTGAGTAAGCCTAGAGTCCAGTCATTTCACATTCTTCCAAAGCTGGGCTGCTTGCGTATGCACAATGAAGACATCTTGGGAATGAGATCTAAGTGTAAACAAACCCCACTGGTCTCATACACACCCTATATCAGAAGGGATTCTACTTAGCATCCGCACCTGTTTTCCACTGTGCGAAATCATGTGGGGTCACATGTGAAATCTTCCACTTGTCACATCATGTCGGTGCTCAGAAAGCTTCAGACTGGGGAGCTGGTCACAGCTTGCATTTGTGTTCCTGGGACTGGGGATGCTCAACCTGTACACAAGCTCCATGGTGCACATGACAAAGTCAGTTGTAAAGTAAAGCGTTAACCTCATTCAAGGACCCAAGAAGAGGGGCCCTAGATAAGCCATTTGATCAGAAGGTGATCATACACTGAAAAAGCCAGACAGAGTACTATGAGGGTTTTGCAAAGACAGCATTGCTGACACTGAGTTAAATGGTTCCTTGTGGAGGCTAAGGGCATTCCTTCCCATGACATTCAAAAATATACCCAGGTAGTAACTGTGCCATAGTGGGAAGATTGCTCTTGGTTAAGAACGCATGAGCTAGGCAAAATGATGGCCTTGGGAGATAATCTCAGTGCATGCAGAGAACTGCGAGACACTTGAACCTGCAGCGGCGCTGGAGGTAATGGTCTCCATACTTTCAAT contains:
- the Fam170b gene encoding protein FAM170B, giving the protein MKRHLMEHKGEQTPINGTAMGMASPDAAEESAGVCWPGTMRRNESSPRPGPAILPEDDIYLAARTQGVLGWSSSPSSQSSSEYQSYSQYQSWDSSKSEEQQETPPESVCALYTHVQTVRGVAVAWETDDGFEPVTRKPLIREAEFIKRQRRKGSSFEMASNTDLRWELEACKHYLPQTEDPVDCCMQELRAPPDWLITTNHGLRCVACCRVFPTLEALLDHAQHGLRDGFSCQIFFEEMLERRRARDQRQDQQPVEEEQSSSNSSECSRPLTKVLPQQQQQQQQQQQQQQQQQQQQQQQQQQQQQQQQQQQQQQQQQQQQQQQQQQQQQQPQQPPQQPSQPQPKPQPQPQKQQQQQQQQQQQQQQQQQQQQRQQRQQPPPQPRQQQKQQPLQQQGK